The region GCACCTCCTGTTCCCGGCTCGTCAGAGAAGCAATTGGATTTTGATCTTTCGGGCGGCCGGAGACTACGGAGAGACCCGACAGCAGTCGGGCCGACAAGGTGGGCGAAACGTAGCTTTCTCCGGATGCGACGAGTGTCAGGATTTCCGACAGGGCCCTGGACCCGACACCTTTCAGAACATAGCCTTTCGCCCCGCTGTTCAAGGCTTTCGCAACGTCCTCGCTTGCTTCCGATACGGTCAACACGACGATCTTTTGAGAAGGGAACCGCTCAAGAATCGGGGTAATCGCGTTCAAGCCTCCACCCGGCATCGATAGATCAAGAAGAACGATATCGGGTAGCTGGTCTTCAGCTATCCTGAGGGCGTCGTCTTTGGTGCTGCCTTGTCCGACGATCGCAAAACCGTCGGTCTCCGCGAGACTTCGCGTCACTCCCTCTCTAAACAGCGGATGGTCATCGATCACGGCGACTCGAATAGTTCCCATCAGGTCTGCTCCAATTCGTCGATGCTCAACGACATTCTCACGAGCGTTCCAGTTGCAGAAGACCGTATCATGAAACTACCGCCGAGGCTTTCCACCCGCTCGCGCAACCCCGCCAGACCCAGCCTCTCCGGCCCGACTGCGTTGAGATCGAAGCCCTGGCCTTCGTCGCTTACTTCGACAATCACATGGCGCTCCTCGACGGCCTGACTGACCCGTTGCCCGAACCCGCCTGCATGACGATAGCCATTGTTCAATGCCTCCTGAATAAACCGGTAAATACAGATCTTGGCCGAGGGGGAGAGCGGCAACGCAGGGTTCAAAACGGACAGCCCCACCTCGCAATTCGTGCGTTGTTCATGCGCTTTGACGGCCAATCGCAAAATATCGCCGAGTGCGGCCGCTTCGATATAAGGCAGTACGAGACCGCTGCATATGCTCCGAAGCTCGCGAAGTGCCTCCTCGAGCGTCACCTTGATGGCTGTTATTTCTGACGCGCGCTCCTGTGCGGGGGCCGAAGACTCGGAGAGAGCCCGACTGTCGAGCCTCAGGGCGGCAAGTGCCACCAACTGCGCCGGTCCATCATGCAGATCAGCCCCGATACGCCGCAGATAACCTTCGTTGAGCGCCGCAACGCGCTGAGAGGCTCTTTGAACGCGCGCATTCAGTGATTTATTCTGCGCGAGCAATTCCGAGAGTTCGCCGACCCGCTCCTTCAAGGTGTGGCGCTGCTCGTCGATAATGCGGCTGCCGCGAAAGACAACGAGCGATAGCACGAGAAAGAAGCCGAGCGTGACGCAAGCCACGGCCAACCAGCTCAGCAGGCGTGCGCTGCTGAGGCTGCGTTGGAAATCGGGCGCAATTTCGTAGAATTCCGAAACGGCAACAACTTCGCCAGACCATGGCTGACGTATGGGGTTATATATTTCCAGCAGGGGCAATCCGCTCGCGCGCTCGGCTTCGCTCTCGACGTCATCCACGGGACCGTATTCAGCTACGAGTTGCCCTTGAAAAGCGGCCCGCAGATCTTCACTGGGTTCGAATTGCTTGCCGATCAGATCCTTTTGCTCGGAATAAAGGATGGTACCGTCTCGGCGCCACAGTCGAAAGGATGCCAGGCGGCTGCCGAGTGCTCCCTGCCCAAGAGTTTCATCCAGTGCACGCATAACAGCGCCGTCCAGCACTTCATTGGTTCTCATGTCCGGGAGGATCGGGGCAATCACGCTGTCGACGTATAGTGCCGAGGTCGTGGCCGAATTGCGCGTGAATGCAGCCTCGATCAGGCTCGTGACGACCGCACCCACGAGAAGCATAGCGATCATCGAGACAACGCTGCCGGCAAGCAGGAACTGCGTTGCGAGCGAGGAGGAATTCCATCGGTCAAGAAGCTTTTGAAAC is a window of Sinorhizobium numidicum DNA encoding:
- a CDS encoding response regulator, which encodes MMGTIRVAVIDDHPLFREGVTRSLAETDGFAIVGQGSTKDDALRIAEDQLPDIVLLDLSMPGGGLNAITPILERFPSQKIVVLTVSEASEDVAKALNSGAKGYVLKGVGSRALSEILTLVASGESYVSPTLSARLLSGLSVVSGRPKDQNPIASLTSREQEVLRLVASGLSNKRVALVLDLHEKTIKHHLTRIFAKLKVSNRTEAAMVLRDAGEVR
- a CDS encoding sensor histidine kinase, encoding MLLVGAVVTSLIEAAFTRNSATTSALYVDSVIAPILPDMRTNEVLDGAVMRALDETLGQGALGSRLASFRLWRRDGTILYSEQKDLIGKQFEPSEDLRAAFQGQLVAEYGPVDDVESEAERASGLPLLEIYNPIRQPWSGEVVAVSEFYEIAPDFQRSLSSARLLSWLAVACVTLGFFLVLSLVVFRGSRIIDEQRHTLKERVGELSELLAQNKSLNARVQRASQRVAALNEGYLRRIGADLHDGPAQLVALAALRLDSRALSESSAPAQERASEITAIKVTLEEALRELRSICSGLVLPYIEAAALGDILRLAVKAHEQRTNCEVGLSVLNPALPLSPSAKICIYRFIQEALNNGYRHAGGFGQRVSQAVEERHVIVEVSDEGQGFDLNAVGPERLGLAGLRERVESLGGSFMIRSSATGTLVRMSLSIDELEQT